In Gopherus evgoodei ecotype Sinaloan lineage unplaced genomic scaffold, rGopEvg1_v1.p scaffold_31_arrow_ctg1, whole genome shotgun sequence, a single window of DNA contains:
- the LOC115640427 gene encoding chemokine-like receptor 1, which translates to MLFIIVCLVLAGVAFLAGVLLNCYIIFVAGCRMGRTASTMWFLNRAVGDFIFLIFLPLRFIFILDLHWATMLSNTITFFHMFSSSFLLMALTVDRCILMARPEWAWNHHTPHLFFMIVLVIWALSAGFSLRYGDLWVSFHPHVGMRTYFRLHKGSLSAGVPIQFLVGFLIPLALILIPTFYIVLSAKLRRNRLIQSTKPLKILLGLIPTFFLSWLPYHVFSFLLISAMYHPAFLDMANFFISVLTYFSTFLNTIFYLTMEEEYLRYRKRARTSQTTDNLGPGQLNMRTDQIVNI; encoded by the coding sequence ATGCTCTTCATAATTGTCTGTCTGGTACTTGCTGGCGTGGCCTTCCTTGCCGGGGTGCTGTTGAACTGCTACATCATCTTTGTCGCCGGCTGCCGTATGGGGAGGACGGCCAGCACCATGTGGTTCCTGAACCGGGCTGTGGGTGATTTCATTTTTCTCATCTTCCTGCCCCTCAGATTCATCTTCATCCTGGACTTACACTGGGCCACGATGCTGAGCAACACCATCACCTTCTTCCACATGTTCTCCAGCTCCTTCCTCCTCATGGCCCTCACTGTTGATCGCTGCATCCTCATGGCACGCCCTGAGTGGGCCTGGAACCACCACACGCCCCACCTGTTTTTCATGATTGTTTTGGTCATATGGGCCCTGTCTGCTGGGTTCAGCTTGCGGTACGGTGATCTCTGGGTATCCTTCCACCCACATGTCGGCATGCGCACTTATTTCCGACTGCATAAAGGCAGCTTGAGTGCTGGTGTTCCGATCCAGTTCCTGGTCGGGTTTCTGATCCCATTAGCCTTGATCTTAATCCCAACCTTCTACATCGTTCTATCTGCCAAGCTGAGAAGGAACAGGCTGATCCAGTCCACCAAGCCACTCAAAATCCTTCTTGGCTTGATCCCAACGTTTTTCCTCTCCTGGCTGCCATATCATGTTTTCTCCTTCCTGCTGATTTCAGCTATGTACCATCCAGCTTTTCTGGACATGgcaaatttttttatttcagtcctAACTTATTTCAGCACTTTCCTCAACACCATCTTCTACCTCACCATGGAGGAAGAGTATCTAAGGTATCGGAAACGTGCACGCACCTCCCAAACCACTGACAACTTGGGTCCAGGTCAGCTGAATATGAGAACGGATCAAATTGTCAATATTTga
- the LOC115640428 gene encoding chemokine-like receptor 1, translated as MVFLIVSLVLGGMVFLAEVSLNSYILFVAGCRVERMSSTLWFLNQAVANLIFIIFRPFRFISIVIPDLEWAKRLSSTTTSLPMFSSAFFLTALSVDHCILMARPEWAWNHRTHTVAFGVVLGTRALSLGFSLRYSDLLESLLSPASTSMNAGLDEGRVKAAVVIEFLAGFLISLVLILIPTFYLILAAKLKRKRLIQSTKPFKILLGLIPTFFLSWLPHHVFSFLLISPKYTLPLLDMGKAFAWVLTYFSNRLNPIFYLTMEEEFLKYRQRAQNTQTIDNSGPEPAE; from the coding sequence ATGGTGTTCCTGATTGTCTCTCTGGTACTTGGTGGCATGGTCTTCCTGGCCGAAGTGTCGTTGAACAGCTACATCCTCTTCGTTGCTGGATGCCGTGTGGAAAGGATGTCCAGCACCCTGTGGTTCCTGAACCAGGCTGTGGCCAATTTAATCTTCATCATTTTCCGGCCCTTCAGATTCATCTCCATCGTCATCCCGGATTTAGAGTGGGCCAAGAGGCTGAGCagcaccaccacctccctacCCATGTTCTCAAGCGCCTTCTTCCTCACCGCCCTCAGTGTCGATCACTGCATCCTCATGGCGCGCCCTGAGTGGGCCTGGAACCACCGCACACACACCGTGGCTTTCGGGGTGGTTCTGGGCACACGGGCCCTGTCACTTGGGTTCAGTTTGCGGTACAGTGATCTCTTGGAATCCCTGCTCTCACCTGCCAGCACCAGCATGAATGCCGGACTGGATGAAGGGAGGGTGAAGGCTGCTGTTGTGATTGAGTTCCTGGCTGGGTTTCTGATCTCATTAGTCTTGATCTTGATTCCAACCTTCTACCTCATTCTCGCTGCCAAGCTGAAAAGGAAGAGGCTGATCCAGTCCACCAAGCCATTCAAGATCCTTCTTGGCTTGATCCCGACCTTTTTCCTCTCCTGGCTGCCGCATCACGTCTTCTCCTTCCTGCTGATCTCACCTAAGTACACTCTGCCTCTCCTGGACATGGGAAAGGCTTTTGCTTGGGTCCTGACATATTTCAGCAACCGCCTCAACCCCATCTTCTACCTCACCATGGAGGAAGAGTTTCTGAAGTACCGGCAACGTGCACAAAACACCCAAACCATCGACAACTCAGGGCCAGAACCAGCTGAATAG
- the LOC115640482 gene encoding chemokine-like receptor 1, whose translation MEETTPFQSLGAHSAFAYVNSTLHPFRDPYQHEEDGAQREWIGVLFAILFSLGFLLGVIGNGLVIFIASFRMTKTVVSIWYLNLAVADFIFTSFLSIEVAYAALNFHWPFGRTLCKIHSAVSFLNLFSSVFLLTVISVDRCISVAWPVWAQNHRSPRLAFWVAVAVWLVALALSSPYIIFRDIRSFPLQGDITLCYNNYIPMGNFTSQEVTMVWKHRHQAMVLTSFVTGFLVPFAIILTCYGVMVAKLTRNHPVHSGRPYKIMVAVVTAFFLCWFPYHLSTLLAMSAEGVTPAIQVLLDVALPLAYLNSCLNPVLYAFMGWGCKDTLWHSVVLAFQRAFGEAEAQANLPSKSQDSSRLEAELPPL comes from the coding sequence ATGGAGGAGACCACACCCTTCCAGTCCCTCGGGGCCCACTCTGCCTTTGCATATGTGAACAGCACCTTACACCCCTTCAGGGATCCCTACCAGCACGAAGAGGATGGAGCCCAACGTGAATGGATAGGAGTTCTCTTTGCCATCCTTTTCAGTCTGGGATTCCTACTCGGAGTAATAGGCAATGGCCTGGTTATCTTCATCGCCAGCTTCCGGATGACGAAGACTGTGGTCTCGATCTGGTACCTTAACCTGGCCGTGGCCGACTTCATCTTCACCTCCTTCCTCTCCATTGAGGTGGCCTATGCAGCTCTGAACTTCCACTGGCCCTTTGGCCGGACACTGTGTAAGATCCACAGTGCAGTGTCCTTCCTCAACCTCTTCTCCAGCGTCTTCCTCCTCACCGTCATCAGCGTAGACCGCTGCATCTCCGTGGCCTGGCCGGTCTGGGCCCAGAACCACCGCTCACCCCGGCTGGCTTTCTGGGTTGCGGTGGCTGTTTGGCTGGTAGCTCTGGCTCTCAGTTCACCATATATCATTTTCCGGGACATTAGGAGCTTCCCGCTTCAAGGAGACATCACCCTCTGCTACAACAACTACATCCCAATGGGGAACTTCACTAGCCAGGAGGTGACCATGGTGTGGAAGCATCGACACCAGGCTATGGTGCTCACCAGCTTTGTGACTGGGTTCTTGGTGCCGTTTGCCATCATCCTGACCTGCTACGGAGTCATGGTGGCCAAATTGACGAGGAACCATCCGGTCCACTCTGGCAGGCCCTACAAGATCATGGTGGCCGTGGTGACGGCTTTCTTTCTCTGCTGGTTCCCCTACCACCTCTCTACTCTATTGGCCATGTCGGCAGAAGGGGTGACTCCAGCAATACAGGTGCTCCTTGATGTCGCGCTTCCCTTGGCCTATCTGAACAGCTGCCTCAACCCTGTCCTGTATGCGTTCATGGGCTGGGGCTGCAAGGACACGCTGTGGCACTCCGTGGTCTTGGCCTTCCAGAGGGCCTTCGGTGAAGCTGAGGCCCAGGCCAACCTCCCCAGCAAGAGCCAGGACAGCAGTAGATTAGAGGCAGAATTGCCCCCATTATGA
- the LOC115640483 gene encoding chemokine-like receptor 1 encodes MAVKGTSLPTTLLDVSSASYYDDSGYDYEDAVRKQALFNTMHVVTMIIYSIAFVLGVMGNGLVIFITGFRMKRTVNTIWFLNLAVADFIFTFFLPLSVVYTALGFHWPFGRALCKINSTLAFLNLYASVYLLMVISIDRCISVLHPVWAQNHRTPNLALLVALGVWVLALVLCSPNLYFRHTAPSPFNKNITNCYNNFDTAGEGATNEQRTRTVNTNHRAMIISRFILGFYIPFSVILCCYGAIWTKLKRNQLARSGKPFKVIAAVIVAFFLCWLPYHIFSFLELNRTPSLDTTLIIGLPLTASLAFINSCLNPILYVFMGQDFKEKLRRSLFSAFESAFSDEAASTTANTRSKSTDMDSQVF; translated from the coding sequence ATGGCGGTGAAGGGCACCTCTCTCCCCACAACTCTGTTAGATGTCTCCTCTGCCTCCTATTATGATGACTCTGGCTATGATTATGAAGATGCAGTCCGGAAGCAAGCGCTCTTCAATACAATGCATGTGGTCACTATGATCATCTATTCCATCGCCTTCGTGCTGGGAGTGATGGGCAACGGGCTGGTCATCTTCATCACCGGCTTCCGGATGAAGAGGACAGTCAACACCATCTGGTTTCTCAACCTGGCTGTGGCCGACTTCATTTTcaccttctttctccccctcagtGTGGTCTACACAGCCCTGGGCTTCCACTGGCCATTTGGAAGGGCCTTGTGTAAGATCAACAGCACTTTGGCCTTCCTCAACCTCTACGCCAGCGTCTATCTCCTCATGGTCATCAGCATAGACCGCTGCATCTCTGTACTGCACCCTGTGTGGGCCCAAAACCACCGCACACCCAACCTGGCTTTACTGGTAGCCTTGGGTGTGTGGGTCTTGGCCTTGGTCTTGTGTTCTCCAAACCTATACTTCCGCCACACGGCACCCTCCCCATTCAACAAGAACATCACCAACTGCTACAACAACTTCGACACAGCCGGGGAAGGGGCCACCAATGAGCAGAGAACCAGGACGGTAAACACCAACCACCGGGCAATGATCATCAGCCGCTTTATATTAGGCTTCTATATCCCCTTCAGCGTCATCTTGTGCTGCTACGGTGCCATCTGGACCAAGCTAAAGAGGAACCAACTGGCTCGATCTGGGAAGCCCTTCAAGGTCATTGCCGCTGTGATTGTggctttcttcctctgctggctcCCCTACCACATCTTCTCCTTCCTGGAGTTGAACCGGACACCCAGCCTGGACACCACCCTCATTATTGGCCTTCCCTTGACCGCCAGCCTGGCCTTCATCAACAGCTGCCTCAACCCCATCCTCTACGTCTTCATGGGTCAGGACTTCAAGGAGAAGCTGCGCCGCTCCCTCTTCTCAGCCTTCGAAAGTGCCTTCAGTGACGAGGCCGCCAGCACCACTGCGAACACAAGGAGCAAGTCCACAGACATGGACTCCCAGGTCTTCTAG